The Xiphophorus hellerii strain 12219 chromosome 5, Xiphophorus_hellerii-4.1, whole genome shotgun sequence genome window below encodes:
- the LOC116720345 gene encoding ATP-dependent RNA helicase DDX39A, giving the protein MAENDVDNELLDYEEDDEPQGLPESGTPANKKEVKGSYVSIHSSGFRDFLLKPELLRAIVDCGFEHPSEVQHECIPQAILGMDILCQAKSGMGKTAVFVLATLQQIEPVDGQVSVLVMCHIRELAFQISKEYERFSKYMPNVKVSVFFGGLAIKKDEDVLKKNCPHIVVGTPGRTLALIRNKTLSVKNIKHFVLDECDKMLEQLDMRRDVQEIFRLTPHEKQVMMFSATLSKEIRPVCRKFMQDPMEVFVDDETKLTLHGLQQYYCKLKDSEKNRKLFDLLDVLEFNQVVIFVKSVNRCVALSQLLVEQNFPAIAIHRGMGQEERLSRYQQFKDFQRRILVATNLFGRGMDIERVNIVFNYDMPEDSDTYLHRVARAGRFGTKGLAITFVSDETDAKTLNEVQDRFEVNVAELPDEIDISSYIEQSR; this is encoded by the exons ATGGCAGAGAATGACGTTGATAATGAACTTCTGGACTATGAGGAGGACGATGAGCCCCAGGGACTCCCAGAAAGCGGCACCCCTGCCAACAAGAAGGAGGTGAAAGGTTCCTATGTATCCATTCACAGCTCGGGCTTCAGAGACTTCCTCCTTAAACCAGAGCTGCTCCGCGCCATTGTTGACTGCGGTTTTGAGCATCCTTCAGAAG ttCAACATGAGTGCATTCCTCAAGCTATTCTTGGTATGGATATTCTCTGCCAGGCAAAGTCTGGTATGGGAAAGACGGCTGTGTTTGTGTTAGCCACATTGCAGCAGATTGAACCTGTGGATGGCCAG GTGTCTGTTCTTGTGATGTGCCACATACGGGAATTGGCCTTCCAGATTAGCAAAGAGTACGAGCGCTTCTCCAAGTACATGCCCAACGTCAAGGTGTCTGTGTTCTTTGGCGGCCTGGCCATCAAGAAGGACGAGGACGTCCTGAAGAAGAACTGCCCTCACATCGTTGTAGGAACTCCAGGTCGTACGCTGGCCCTCATTCGTAACAAGACTCTGAGTGTGAAGAACATCAAACACTTTGTGCTCGACGAGTGCGATAAGATGCTGGAGCAGCTGG ACATGAGGCGTGATGTGCAGGAGATCTTCAGACTGACACCTCATGAGAAACAAGTTATGATGTTCAGCGCAACGCTAAGCAAGGAGATCCGCCCCGTCTGCCGCAAGTTCATGCAGGAT CCCATGGAAGTATTTGTGGACGATGAGACTAAACTGACACTGCATGGCTTACAGCAGTACTACTGCAAGCTGAAGGACAGCGAGAAGAACAGGAAGCTGTTTGACCTTCTCGATGTGCTTGAGTTCAACCAG GTGGTGATCTTTGTGAAGTCTGTGAATCGTTGCGTTGCCCTGTCTCAGCTGCTGGTGGAGCAGAACTTCCCTGCTATAGCAATCCACCGGGGGATGGGACAGGAGGAGAG GTTATCCCGGTACCAGCAGTTTAAAGACTTCCAGAGGCGGATTCTGGTTGCCACTAACCTGTTTGGCCGAGGAATGGACATAGAGAGAGTCAACATAGTCTTCAACTACGACATGCCCGAGGATTCTGACACATACCTCCACAGA gTGGCCCGTGCAGGCAGGTTTGGAACCAAAGGCCTGGCCATCACCTTTGTTTCAGATGAGACTGACGCTAAGACCCTGAATGAAGTCCAGGACCGCTTCGAGGTCAACGTAGCTGAGCTGCCAGACGAGATCGACATCTCCTCCTACA TTGAACAGTCCAGATGA
- the LOC116720346 gene encoding CCN family member 1-like isoform X2 → MTFLTYVTLMTTVAMTQVSASCPAVCECPAQPPACPPGVSTVPDSCGCCKVCAAQLNEDCSHTKPCDHHKGLECNFGNDVTVAWGVCRAKSEGRTCEYNNRIYQNGEIFHAGCKDQCSCIDGAVGCTSLCSNKLPAASPACPFPRLVRIPGRCCFSVDCHKDTWLLPPKYLHLPRPWYHAVLQGDHNELILDDGIAHIKTNSWENRQGYKHVPVWGSMKDKKCPVQTTEWSQCSRSCGMGISSRITNENLQCKLEKETRICTIRPCRSQTVPAKKGKHCSPTQKAPEPVRLSYGECQSVRLYRPNYCGVCTNGRCCSPRRTRTVPVTFVCPDGELFQKPTMFIQSCKCSRDCDHLNEAALPPQHWMYGDTHKFID, encoded by the exons ATGACGTTTCTGACCTACGTGACTCTAATGACAACCGTCGCCATGACACAG GTGTCTGCTAGCTGCCCAGCTGTGTGTGAATGCCCTGCACAGCCCCCTGCTTGCCCTCCAGGCGTAAGCACTGTGCCAGACAGCTGTGGCTGCTGCAAGGTGTGCGCTGCACAGCTTAACGAAGACTGCAGCCACACGAAGCCCTGCGACCACCACAAAGGACTGGAGTGCAATTTTGGCAACGACGTGACAGTGGCCTGGGGCGTCTGTCGAG CAAAATCAGAGGGACGTACATGCGAGTACAATAACAGGATCTACCAGAATGGAGAGATCTTCCATGCAGGCTGCAAGGACCAGTGTTCCTGCATAGACGGAGCCGTCGGCTGCACGTCGCTCTGCAGCAACAAGCTGCCCGCCGCTTCACCGGCCTGCCCCTTCCCTCGACTGGTCAGGATCCCGGGACGGTGCTGCTTCAGTGTGGACTGCCACAAGGACACCTGGCTTCTTCCACCTAAGTACctg CATCTGCCCAGACCTTGGTACCATGCAGTGCTGCAAGGGGATCACAATGAGCTGATCCTGGATGATGGCATCGCACACATCAAGACAAACAGCTGGGAAAACCGACAGGGCTACAAACACGTGCCTG TGTGGGGCAGCATGAAGGACAAAAAGTGTCCAGTCCAAACCACTGAGTGGTCCCAGTGCTCACGCAGCTGCGGCATGGGCATCTCCTCTCGTATCACCAACGAGAACCTGCAGTGCAAACTGGAGAAGGAAACGAGAATCTGCACCATACGGCCGTGCCGCAGTCAGACGGTCCCAGCCAAG aaaGGTAAGCACTGCTCCCCAACGCAGAAAGCCCCAGAGCCCGTCCGCCTTTCCTACGGAGAATGTCAAAGCGTTCGTCTCTACCGACCAAACTACTGCGGTGTGTGTACGAACGGCCGCTGCTGCTCGCCGCGCCGTACGCGCACCGTGCCTGTGACTTTTGTCTGCCCGGACGGCGAGCTCTTCCAGAAGCCGACCATGTTCATCCAGTCATGTAAATGCAGCCGTGACTGCGACCACCTCAATGAAGCGGCGCTCCCGCCACAGCACTGGATGTACGGCGACACACACAAATTTATTGATTAG
- the LOC116720346 gene encoding CCN family member 1-like isoform X1 yields MTFLTYVTLMTTVAMTQVSASCPAVCECPAQPPACPPGVSTVPDSCGCCKVCAAQLNEDCSHTKPCDHHKGLECNFGNDVTVAWGVCRAKSEGRTCEYNNRIYQNGEIFHAGCKDQCSCIDGAVGCTSLCSNKLPAASPACPFPRLVRIPGRCCFSVDCHKDTWLLPPKYLIPPLQQHLPRPWYHAVLQGDHNELILDDGIAHIKTNSWENRQGYKHVPVWGSMKDKKCPVQTTEWSQCSRSCGMGISSRITNENLQCKLEKETRICTIRPCRSQTVPAKKGKHCSPTQKAPEPVRLSYGECQSVRLYRPNYCGVCTNGRCCSPRRTRTVPVTFVCPDGELFQKPTMFIQSCKCSRDCDHLNEAALPPQHWMYGDTHKFID; encoded by the exons ATGACGTTTCTGACCTACGTGACTCTAATGACAACCGTCGCCATGACACAG GTGTCTGCTAGCTGCCCAGCTGTGTGTGAATGCCCTGCACAGCCCCCTGCTTGCCCTCCAGGCGTAAGCACTGTGCCAGACAGCTGTGGCTGCTGCAAGGTGTGCGCTGCACAGCTTAACGAAGACTGCAGCCACACGAAGCCCTGCGACCACCACAAAGGACTGGAGTGCAATTTTGGCAACGACGTGACAGTGGCCTGGGGCGTCTGTCGAG CAAAATCAGAGGGACGTACATGCGAGTACAATAACAGGATCTACCAGAATGGAGAGATCTTCCATGCAGGCTGCAAGGACCAGTGTTCCTGCATAGACGGAGCCGTCGGCTGCACGTCGCTCTGCAGCAACAAGCTGCCCGCCGCTTCACCGGCCTGCCCCTTCCCTCGACTGGTCAGGATCCCGGGACGGTGCTGCTTCAGTGTGGACTGCCACAAGGACACCTGGCTTCTTCCACCTAAGTACctg ATCCCTCCTTTACAACAGCATCTGCCCAGACCTTGGTACCATGCAGTGCTGCAAGGGGATCACAATGAGCTGATCCTGGATGATGGCATCGCACACATCAAGACAAACAGCTGGGAAAACCGACAGGGCTACAAACACGTGCCTG TGTGGGGCAGCATGAAGGACAAAAAGTGTCCAGTCCAAACCACTGAGTGGTCCCAGTGCTCACGCAGCTGCGGCATGGGCATCTCCTCTCGTATCACCAACGAGAACCTGCAGTGCAAACTGGAGAAGGAAACGAGAATCTGCACCATACGGCCGTGCCGCAGTCAGACGGTCCCAGCCAAG aaaGGTAAGCACTGCTCCCCAACGCAGAAAGCCCCAGAGCCCGTCCGCCTTTCCTACGGAGAATGTCAAAGCGTTCGTCTCTACCGACCAAACTACTGCGGTGTGTGTACGAACGGCCGCTGCTGCTCGCCGCGCCGTACGCGCACCGTGCCTGTGACTTTTGTCTGCCCGGACGGCGAGCTCTTCCAGAAGCCGACCATGTTCATCCAGTCATGTAAATGCAGCCGTGACTGCGACCACCTCAATGAAGCGGCGCTCCCGCCACAGCACTGGATGTACGGCGACACACACAAATTTATTGATTAG